CACTTCATCTATCCCCAGGCACACACGGTGACCCTGATCGATCTGCGTGAACCCGGCCTGATCGATTCGCTGAAGGCGCTTCAGCAGGCCGTGTCCGATTTCGAAAGCGACGCTAAGAGAGTCCGTTAGGCCCGGCGCGGCGCCGAAATCCTGCGCCAGTTGCGGATGATAGATTCAATCCGGTCGTTTTCACGCATTGGCCTGCGCCCCAGACGGATGCATCTGAATCCCGCAAATGCTTGCGGTGCGCCGCGCTTGGCTGCGTTCAGTTTTTGGGTGCAGAATCTCTGGCTTCCGGAGTATCCTTTCAGCTCAACCTTGGATTGGATGGGCGGACGGCCGGCATGAGCGTAATCACCTCAGTGGGGACTGCGGTTCCCGGACACCGGGTGGGGCAGGATGTGGCGCAGCGCCTGTGTCGCGCGCTCTTCCGGGACGCATTCGCCGACATCGACCGGCTCCTGCCCGTTTTCGACAATGCCCTGATCGGGAATCGCTATTTTTCGGCTCCGCTGGAGTGGTTCGAATCGGAGCATTCCCTCGCCGAGAAAAACCGGCTCTACATCGAGACTGCGCTGGAGGTCGGAAATGCCGCGATCTCGACGTGCCTCGAGCGCGCGGGGCTGGGACCGGAGGACATTGACCACCTGTTTTTTGTTTCCACGACCGGTCTGGCGACGCCCAGCATGGATGCCCGCCTGATCAACATTCTGCGGTTGCGCCCCGACATCCGGCGCACACCCATCTGGGGGCTTGGCTGTGCCGGCGGCGTGGCCGGTCTGTCGCGAGCCTACGAATATACGCAGGCATTCCCCCGCGAGCGAGCGCTGGTGCTCGCCCTGGAACTGTGCGGCCTCACCTTCCAACGCAACGACCTGAGCAAAAGCAACCTCGTGGCTACTTCATTGTTCGCCGACGGCGCTGCTGCCGTGCTGGTGTCCGGGTCCGAGACCGCGGGCGTGGGACCGCGCATCCTCTCCAGCAGGAGCACGCTCTGGTACGACTCGCTCGACGTGATGGGTTGGGATGTGAACGATCAGGGACTGAAGGTGCTTTTCTCGCGCGACATCCCCGCGATCGTGCGCAGCCTCGTTCTTCCGGCCATCACGGCTTTCCTTGCAACGCGCGGGATTGCAGTCCATGAGTTGCGCCACATCGTCGCGCATCCCGGCGGCGCCAAGGTGATCGAGGCCTACGAGCAGATCCTGGGCCTGGAGAACGGACGGATGAAGCGCGCGCGTGACGTTCTCAGCCGCTATGGGAACATGTCCTCTCCGACGGTCCTGTTCGTGCTCGAAGACTTCCTTCAGGCCGGTGCGATTCACCCGGGCGAGTACGGGCTCGTGACTGCCTTGGGGCCGGGCTTCAGCTCGGAGATGATTCTGATCCAGGGGTGATGCCGTCTGTGTTCACCGCATTGCTCTCCCTTCTTATCCTGCAGCGCATCCTGGAGCTGGTGCTTGCAGAGCGGAACCTGCGTTGGATCGTGGCCCGCGGCGGCAAAGAATGGGGAAGGCGCGGCTATCCTGTGATCGTGGCGGTTCACACTCTTTTCTACATTTCCCTGGCGCTCGAATGGCACTATCGGTCGCGCGGCTGGAATTCCGCCTGGCCGTTGTGGCTGGGTCTGCTGCTCTCGGCACAGCTCTTGCGCTTGTGGGCGATCCGGACTCTGGGCCGGTATTGGAACACCAGGGTCATCGCAGTCCCGGGGATGCAGCCTGTGGCGGAAGGTCCGTACCGCTTCATCCGGCACCCGAACTACGTGGCCGTGATCACCGAAATGCTCACGATTCCGGTATTGTGCGGCGCTTACTTCACTGCGGCCGTGTTTTCACTGGCCAATGCCCTTGTTCTTGCGCAGCGGATTCCCGAAGAGGAGCGCGCCCTGGAACAGGCAAGTGGCGCACCATTGCGGTACCTGCCGCGGTTTTTCCCTGCCAGGACGCGTAAGCCCTGAGACTCGGGCATTCTGATAGAGGCGACTGAGGGGGGTGACAGGATCGAGTTGCAGCGCGGGGGGATTCCTCCGTATAATCAGGATACCGCTCGGATGCCTTTGTTACCGAGACGGTGATTTTCAACGCCACTTCCTCTCAACAGGCAGAGAAGAGGCATCTTACTCGACGGAGAAGATAGCCATGCCGACATTCCCAAGTCCTGACCGGCAGAAGGTCACCACGCTCAGCCTTGCCGCCAAGAAGAAACGCGGCGAGCCGATCACGATGCTTACCGCCTATGATTATCCGACTGCGCTGGTTCTCGACCGCGCGGGCGTCGATTCGATCCTGGTAGGCGACTCGCTGGGCATGGTGGTGCTGGGCTACGAGAACACCCTGTCGGTGACCATGGAGGATATGCTCCATCACTGCAAGGCGGTCGCGCGCGGCGCTCGCTTCGCTCATCTGATCGGCGACATGCCCTTCATGTCCTACCAGGTATCGACCGCGGATGCGGTCCGGAATGCCGGGCGTTTTCTGCAGGAAGCCGGGATGGACGCCGTCAAGCTGGAAGGCGGCCGCGAAACGGCCGCCGCAATCGAAGCGATTGTAGCTGCGGGTATTCCGGTGATGGGGCACCTCGGCTTGACACCCCAAAGCATCCACAAGCTCGGCGGATGGAAGGTGCAGGGAAGGTCCGCCGCGGCGGCCCGCCGTCTCGTGGAAGAGGCCCATGTCCTCGAGAATGCCGGCTGCTATGCGATAATCCTGGAGGCGATCCCTGACCGGCTGGCGGAGGTAATCTCGCAACGGTTGCGCATTCCGGCCATCGGCATCGGCGCGGGCGCCTCGTGCGACGGCCAGGTGCTGGTCAGCAACGACCTGCTCGGGTCCTTCGACCGTTTCACGCCCAAGTTCGCCAGGAAGTACGCGGACCTGCGCGCCGTCATGGAGCAGGCGTTCCTCGCTTACATCGAGGACGTGACTGCGCACCGTTTTCCCGCTGCTGAGCATGCCTACCACATGAGCGACGAGGAATTTGAAGCCCTGCTGCGCGACCTGCGCATGAAGCCCCGCAAATGGCGGCTGGCGATCTGAGGCCGGCGTGTCCGCGTCCGAAGCCAGGATCCAACTGACCATTGTCGGCACCGGCGCGATGGCCTGCCTGTTCGGAGCCCGCCTGGCGCCGGTTGCACAGGTTGTGCTGACAGGCTCGTGGATCGAGGCGGTCGCAGCGATCCGGGATTCGGGGATCGTGGTCGAGGAAGACGGGAAGCGCACGACGGCGTCTTTGACCGCAATCCCATGGAGTGCTGCCATTGAACCCGCGGACCTGGCTCTCATCCTCGTCAAGGCCTGGCAAACGGAAGAAGTTGCTCTGCACCTCGAGAGGCTGTTGAAGCCGGAAGGTGTCGCACTTACGCTCCAGAACGGCCTGGGAAATCTGGAGGCGCTCGGTCCGCGCGCGTGTCTGGGAGTGACCTACTCGGGGGCAACCTTGCTCGGGCCGGGCCGGGTGCAGCCGGGGGGAATGGGATCCACCTGGATCGCCGGCCCGGAATGGATCGTGCAGCTTTTCCGGCGGGCCGGAATGGAAGCGGAGCGGGGCGCGCCGGATCAGATCGATGGCCTGCTCTGGGGCAAGCTCGTAGTCAACTGCGGTATCAATGCGCTGACGGCGCTCTTGCGCGTCCCGAACGGCGAGCTGCTGCAGCGGCCGGATGCGGCATACCTGATGGAGCGCGCAGCCCTCGAATGTGCGGATGTGGCAGGTGCCAAGGGCGTAGACTTGCCTTTTGCCGATCCGGCCGAAAAAGTGCGCGAGGTGGCGCGCCTGACGGCGACGAACCGCTCCTCGATGCTGCAAGATGTGCTTCGGGGCGCGCCCACAGAATGTGAGGCGATCCACGGTGCGGTCGCCGGCTGGG
The Terriglobia bacterium genome window above contains:
- a CDS encoding type III polyketide synthase is translated as MSVITSVGTAVPGHRVGQDVAQRLCRALFRDAFADIDRLLPVFDNALIGNRYFSAPLEWFESEHSLAEKNRLYIETALEVGNAAISTCLERAGLGPEDIDHLFFVSTTGLATPSMDARLINILRLRPDIRRTPIWGLGCAGGVAGLSRAYEYTQAFPRERALVLALELCGLTFQRNDLSKSNLVATSLFADGAAAVLVSGSETAGVGPRILSSRSTLWYDSLDVMGWDVNDQGLKVLFSRDIPAIVRSLVLPAITAFLATRGIAVHELRHIVAHPGGAKVIEAYEQILGLENGRMKRARDVLSRYGNMSSPTVLFVLEDFLQAGAIHPGEYGLVTALGPGFSSEMILIQG
- the panB gene encoding 3-methyl-2-oxobutanoate hydroxymethyltransferase, producing the protein MPTFPSPDRQKVTTLSLAAKKKRGEPITMLTAYDYPTALVLDRAGVDSILVGDSLGMVVLGYENTLSVTMEDMLHHCKAVARGARFAHLIGDMPFMSYQVSTADAVRNAGRFLQEAGMDAVKLEGGRETAAAIEAIVAAGIPVMGHLGLTPQSIHKLGGWKVQGRSAAAARRLVEEAHVLENAGCYAIILEAIPDRLAEVISQRLRIPAIGIGAGASCDGQVLVSNDLLGSFDRFTPKFARKYADLRAVMEQAFLAYIEDVTAHRFPAAEHAYHMSDEEFEALLRDLRMKPRKWRLAI
- a CDS encoding ketopantoate reductase family protein, translated to MQLTIVGTGAMACLFGARLAPVAQVVLTGSWIEAVAAIRDSGIVVEEDGKRTTASLTAIPWSAAIEPADLALILVKAWQTEEVALHLERLLKPEGVALTLQNGLGNLEALGPRACLGVTYSGATLLGPGRVQPGGMGSTWIAGPEWIVQLFRRAGMEAERGAPDQIDGLLWGKLVVNCGINALTALLRVPNGELLQRPDAAYLMERAALECADVAGAKGVDLPFADPAEKVREVARLTATNRSSMLQDVLRGAPTECEAIHGAVAGWGKRLGVPTPVNEVLFRLVRASVTR